Proteins encoded in a region of the Haloglomus salinum genome:
- the aglJ gene encoding S-layer glycoprotein N-glycosyltransferase AglJ: protein MDRDDVCVLLPTLDEAETVGSVIDGFHDEGFEHVLVVDGHSTDGTREIAREHGARVVEQSGVGKGQAVREGLTYIDEPIVLMADADGTYRPADAERMLEPIFDGRAEHVIGDRFADMEDGAMTRLNRLGNGLVNRAFAFIHGRDLRDILSGYRAFTRDSVERYSLRSDGFGIETELSVESVKHGTGTEVVPITYGARPDESETNLHPVRDGANIFLTLYKLAKTNNPLFYFGSVGSVSGLVGLLVAAYVGYDFLVNDISHEALAVVAAAGILLGVQLVMFGVLSDIIVTVNREQTRRLEELAEQLSPDRSSAPGASPESDQPPRDTATSEGSGKADHSGEHDDPVGTPPTEVGADGED, encoded by the coding sequence ATGGACCGCGACGACGTCTGCGTCCTGTTGCCGACGCTGGACGAGGCCGAGACCGTCGGGAGTGTCATCGACGGCTTCCACGACGAGGGGTTCGAGCACGTCCTCGTCGTCGACGGCCACTCCACCGACGGGACCCGGGAAATCGCCCGCGAACACGGTGCGCGCGTCGTCGAGCAGAGCGGTGTCGGCAAGGGGCAGGCCGTCCGGGAAGGCCTCACGTATATCGACGAGCCCATCGTCCTGATGGCCGACGCCGACGGGACGTACCGGCCCGCGGACGCCGAGCGGATGCTCGAGCCCATCTTCGATGGGCGTGCCGAGCACGTCATCGGCGACCGGTTCGCTGACATGGAGGACGGCGCGATGACCCGGCTCAACAGGCTCGGGAACGGCCTCGTCAACCGAGCGTTCGCGTTCATCCACGGCCGCGACCTGCGGGACATCCTCAGCGGCTATCGGGCCTTCACCCGGGACTCCGTCGAGCGGTACTCGCTGCGCTCGGACGGGTTCGGCATCGAGACCGAACTCAGCGTCGAGTCCGTCAAGCACGGCACCGGTACGGAGGTCGTCCCCATCACCTACGGCGCCCGTCCCGACGAGTCGGAGACGAACCTCCACCCGGTCCGCGACGGTGCGAACATCTTCCTTACGCTGTACAAACTGGCGAAGACGAACAACCCACTGTTCTACTTCGGGAGCGTCGGCAGCGTGAGTGGGCTCGTCGGCCTGCTCGTCGCGGCGTACGTCGGATACGACTTCCTCGTCAACGACATCTCCCACGAGGCGCTCGCGGTGGTCGCCGCCGCGGGTATCCTCCTCGGCGTCCAGCTGGTGATGTTCGGCGTGCTCTCGGACATCATCGTCACCGTCAACCGCGAACAGACGCGCCGCCTCGAGGAACTGGCCGAACAGCTGTCACCGGACCGGTCGTCGGCCCCGGGCGCCAGCCCGGAAAGCGACCAGCCGCCGCGCGACACTGCCACGAGCGAGGGTAGCGGGAAGGCGGACCATAGCGGGGAGCACGACGACCCGGTCGGGACGCCCCCGACCGAGGTCGGCGCCGACGGTGAGGACTGA
- a CDS encoding CehA/McbA family metallohydrolase translates to MEESPFTIDPHVHSEGSYDGREPVDLLLEHAADIDLDAIVVTDHDTIEASLRAARLAPEYGLVGVPGVEVSTADGHLLAIGVEECPAPGRPLPETVARVRDLGGVAVVPHPFQRTRHGVPRRRLAGVDVDGIETYNAWLFTGYRNRRAAAFARRYGHADLAGSDAHRVETVGRAFTALDLPTDGSATADDVVAAIRRGDTAVHGRRAPLHRCAGHYVKGAARKSGYAARKAPSVAGAVASAVFPF, encoded by the coding sequence ATGGAGGAGTCCCCGTTCACCATCGACCCACACGTCCACTCGGAGGGCTCCTACGACGGCCGCGAACCCGTCGACCTGCTCCTCGAACACGCCGCGGACATCGACCTCGATGCCATCGTCGTCACCGACCACGATACCATCGAGGCGTCGCTCCGGGCGGCGCGACTGGCACCCGAGTACGGCCTCGTGGGCGTCCCCGGCGTGGAGGTGTCGACGGCGGACGGCCACCTGCTCGCCATCGGCGTCGAGGAGTGCCCCGCACCCGGGCGGCCGCTCCCGGAGACGGTCGCACGGGTGCGGGACCTGGGTGGCGTGGCGGTCGTCCCGCACCCGTTCCAGCGCACGCGTCACGGCGTCCCACGCCGCCGGCTCGCGGGGGTCGACGTCGACGGCATCGAGACGTACAACGCCTGGCTGTTCACGGGCTACCGGAACCGCCGGGCGGCCGCGTTCGCGCGTCGCTACGGCCACGCCGACCTCGCGGGCAGCGACGCCCACCGCGTCGAGACCGTCGGCCGCGCGTTCACCGCGCTGGACCTGCCGACCGACGGGAGCGCGACGGCCGACGACGTGGTGGCGGCCATCCGGCGCGGCGACACCGCGGTCCACGGCCGTCGCGCGCCGCTGCACCGCTGTGCCGGCCACTACGTCAAGGGCGCCGCCCGGAAATCCGGCTACGCGGCCCGGAAGGCGCCCAGCGTCGCGGGTGCGGTCGCGTCGGCGGTCTTCCCGTTCTGA
- a CDS encoding AMP-dependent synthetase/ligase, whose product MSGRTNEPAWLQAERDYTDEVTGENTIPQLFAESASRHANRDAQWYKGGIYRRSLADGIVPAAPKGQYAALTYDEMLNVVQRLAAGLRDIGMETGDRVGIFADTRMEWAQSDLAVLSAGGVVTTVYTESSPRQVRYLLDDPDADGVVVENEELLERVLEVEDDLDLEFIVVMDELDDEAHVERADVFTLADLYRRGDETFDPDHWDEWLQSREPEDTASLIYTSGTTGQPKGVQLSHANFRANINGVRKRFGPRNDKPADVPVLDESARSLSFLPLAHVFERTAGNFVMFASGGTVAYAESTDTIAEDIQLVEPTTATSVPRVYERIFDQMRAQATESDTKERIFEWAIEIGREHARTESPDLSLRVKYAIANKLVFSQVKEQMGGNIDFFISGGGSLSKRLAELFEGMGLPILEGYGLTETAPVVSTNPPEDPRPGTLGPALVNVDLKLDSSVITTEQAQKARPDSEIGELLVKGPNVTEGYWEKPEATMDAFTKDGWFRTGDIIERTSDGYLVYHDRLKQLLVLDTGKNVAPGPIEDAFATSDRIQQVMVMGDNEKFVSALVVPDFEAIRRWADREGVDIPDTNERICNDPQVRQYVQEEVDRVNEQFEKYERIKEFRMVPVEWTPENDLLTPSMKVKRRNVLDRFTGQYDDIYGEQEARAAADD is encoded by the coding sequence ATGTCTGGTAGGACGAACGAGCCGGCGTGGCTCCAGGCCGAGCGGGACTACACCGACGAGGTCACCGGGGAGAACACCATCCCGCAGCTGTTCGCCGAGAGCGCCAGCCGGCACGCCAACCGGGACGCACAGTGGTACAAAGGTGGCATCTACCGGCGGTCGCTGGCCGACGGCATCGTGCCGGCGGCGCCCAAGGGGCAGTACGCGGCGCTGACCTACGACGAGATGTTGAACGTGGTCCAGCGGCTCGCGGCCGGGCTCCGCGACATCGGCATGGAGACGGGCGACCGGGTCGGCATCTTCGCGGACACGCGGATGGAGTGGGCCCAGAGCGACCTCGCCGTCCTCTCGGCGGGCGGCGTCGTCACGACCGTCTACACGGAGTCGAGCCCGCGGCAGGTCCGCTACCTGCTCGACGACCCCGACGCCGACGGCGTCGTCGTCGAGAACGAGGAACTGCTGGAGCGGGTCCTGGAGGTCGAGGACGACCTCGACCTGGAGTTCATCGTCGTGATGGACGAACTGGACGACGAGGCCCACGTCGAGCGCGCGGACGTGTTCACGCTGGCCGACCTCTACCGCCGTGGCGACGAGACCTTCGACCCGGACCACTGGGACGAGTGGCTCCAGAGCCGCGAACCGGAGGACACCGCGAGCCTCATCTACACCTCCGGGACGACCGGCCAGCCGAAGGGCGTCCAGCTGAGCCACGCCAACTTCCGGGCCAACATCAACGGCGTCCGCAAGCGGTTCGGGCCCCGCAACGACAAGCCCGCCGACGTACCCGTTCTGGACGAGTCGGCCCGCTCGCTGTCCTTCCTTCCGCTGGCGCACGTCTTCGAGCGGACGGCCGGGAACTTCGTGATGTTCGCCTCGGGCGGGACCGTCGCGTACGCCGAATCCACCGACACCATCGCCGAGGATATCCAGCTCGTCGAGCCCACCACCGCGACGAGCGTCCCCCGGGTGTACGAGCGCATCTTCGACCAGATGCGGGCCCAGGCGACCGAGTCCGACACCAAGGAGCGCATCTTCGAGTGGGCTATCGAGATCGGCCGCGAGCACGCCCGGACAGAGAGCCCGGACCTCTCGCTCCGGGTGAAGTACGCCATCGCGAACAAACTGGTCTTCTCGCAGGTCAAGGAACAGATGGGCGGCAACATCGACTTCTTCATCTCCGGCGGCGGGTCGCTCTCGAAGCGCCTCGCCGAACTGTTCGAGGGGATGGGGCTCCCTATCCTCGAGGGGTACGGCCTCACCGAGACCGCGCCGGTCGTCTCCACGAACCCGCCGGAGGACCCGCGCCCCGGCACGCTGGGGCCGGCGCTCGTCAACGTCGACCTGAAGCTGGACAGTTCGGTCATCACCACCGAGCAGGCCCAGAAGGCCCGCCCGGACAGCGAGATCGGCGAACTGCTGGTCAAGGGCCCCAACGTGACCGAGGGCTACTGGGAGAAACCCGAGGCGACGATGGACGCCTTCACGAAGGACGGCTGGTTCCGGACCGGCGACATCATCGAGCGGACGAGCGACGGCTACCTCGTCTACCACGACCGGCTGAAGCAGCTGCTCGTGCTCGACACCGGGAAGAACGTCGCCCCCGGACCCATCGAGGACGCCTTCGCCACCTCCGACCGCATCCAGCAGGTGATGGTGATGGGCGACAACGAGAAGTTCGTCTCCGCGCTCGTCGTGCCGGACTTCGAGGCTATCCGGCGCTGGGCCGACCGCGAGGGTGTCGACATCCCGGACACGAACGAGAGAATCTGTAACGACCCGCAGGTCCGTCAGTACGTCCAGGAGGAGGTTGACCGCGTCAACGAGCAGTTCGAGAAGTACGAGCGTATCAAGGAGTTCCGGATGGTCCCGGTCGAGTGGACCCCGGAGAACGACCTGCTGACCCCCTCGATGAAGGTCAAGCGCCGGAACGTCCTCGACCGATTCACCGGCCAGTACGACGACATCTACGGCGAGCAGGAGGCTCGCGCCGCCGCGGACGACTGA
- a CDS encoding AAA family ATPase — MDIEAAAGQCESVLEAVTGTVIGERSFFETVLTGVLADGHVLLEDVPGTGKTLTARTLATALGLEFTRIQFTPDLLPSDITGTHVYNEHEGAFEFSEGPVFANVVLADEINRAPPKTQAALLEAMEEGQVSVDGETRDLPEPFFVIATQNPVEQEGTFRLPEAQVDRFTVKTSMGYPDRDGELELIDRRASRTTQAPSAERVTDRETVTELQAVPETVETHDDIREYVVDLGRETRQDSRVEVGVSPRGVQRLFEAARARAVLEGRSFVAPDDVRAVVYPVLTHRLVLTGEAQVRDIEKRAVVEDVLDRVPVPAMDDL, encoded by the coding sequence ATGGATATCGAGGCGGCCGCCGGCCAGTGCGAGTCGGTGCTGGAGGCAGTGACGGGGACGGTCATCGGGGAGCGTTCGTTCTTCGAGACCGTGCTGACGGGCGTGCTCGCCGACGGGCACGTGCTGCTGGAGGACGTGCCCGGGACCGGCAAGACGCTGACCGCGCGGACGCTGGCGACAGCGCTGGGACTGGAGTTCACGCGCATCCAGTTCACGCCGGACCTGCTCCCCTCCGACATCACGGGCACGCACGTCTACAACGAACACGAGGGGGCCTTCGAGTTCTCGGAGGGGCCCGTCTTCGCGAACGTCGTGCTCGCCGACGAGATCAATCGTGCGCCGCCGAAGACCCAGGCCGCGCTGCTCGAAGCGATGGAGGAGGGGCAGGTGTCGGTCGACGGGGAGACGCGCGACCTGCCGGAGCCGTTCTTCGTCATCGCGACGCAGAACCCCGTCGAGCAGGAGGGCACCTTCAGGCTGCCGGAGGCCCAGGTCGACCGCTTCACCGTCAAGACCTCGATGGGCTACCCGGACCGCGACGGCGAACTCGAACTCATCGACCGCCGCGCGAGCCGGACGACGCAGGCACCCAGCGCCGAGCGTGTCACCGACCGCGAGACGGTCACGGAGCTGCAGGCCGTCCCCGAGACGGTCGAGACCCACGACGACATCCGCGAGTACGTCGTCGACCTGGGCCGGGAGACACGGCAGGACAGCCGCGTCGAGGTCGGCGTCTCGCCGCGTGGGGTCCAGCGCCTGTTCGAGGCCGCGCGCGCCCGGGCCGTCCTCGAGGGGCGCTCGTTCGTCGCGCCGGACGACGTTCGGGCGGTCGTCTACCCGGTGTTGACCCACCGGCTCGTCCTCACGGGCGAGGCACAGGTCCGGGACATCGAGAAGCGGGCGGTCGTCGAGGACGTGCTGGACCGGGTTCCCGTCCCGGCGATGGACGACCTCTGA
- a CDS encoding TrmB family transcriptional regulator, whose product MADGDGTDLFDALDLTEYEETALSNLLRLGRTTAPNLAEATGIPKARIYGVLDALADRGFVKVIPGRPKEYQSRSPAEIVDRAKENQRQAYESTATELEAGREAFLAEFGPQFDSATEDVRPAEELFHVVDVGESSESETRRLYHEAEREVRVLTKSWEYLESVEPALRDALDQGIAVRTLFLHPDRLSDENRRIQAGIVDRLREEFPGVEFRFAEGALPWRGTLTDPPTDAGEVSGESGGEAIFLVEEPDVPNHMRQAAITENESFVAGLKRFFDLVWEHESVDRRAD is encoded by the coding sequence ATGGCCGACGGGGACGGGACGGACCTGTTCGACGCGCTCGACCTGACGGAGTACGAGGAGACTGCGCTCTCGAACCTGCTCCGCCTCGGACGGACGACCGCCCCGAACCTGGCGGAGGCGACAGGCATCCCCAAAGCACGCATCTACGGCGTGCTCGATGCGCTCGCCGACCGAGGCTTCGTGAAGGTGATTCCCGGCCGCCCGAAGGAGTACCAGTCACGCTCGCCGGCGGAGATCGTCGACCGGGCGAAGGAGAACCAGCGGCAGGCGTACGAGTCCACGGCGACGGAACTGGAGGCCGGTCGCGAGGCGTTCCTCGCGGAATTCGGCCCGCAGTTCGACTCCGCCACCGAGGACGTGCGCCCGGCCGAGGAACTGTTCCACGTCGTCGACGTCGGCGAGTCGAGCGAATCCGAGACCCGCCGGCTCTACCACGAGGCCGAGCGGGAGGTCCGGGTCCTCACCAAATCGTGGGAGTACCTCGAGAGCGTCGAGCCGGCGCTCCGTGACGCCCTCGACCAGGGTATCGCGGTCCGGACGCTGTTCCTCCACCCCGACCGCCTGAGCGACGAGAACCGACGTATCCAGGCGGGTATCGTCGACCGACTGCGCGAGGAGTTCCCGGGCGTCGAGTTCCGGTTCGCGGAGGGGGCGCTTCCATGGCGCGGGACGCTCACCGACCCGCCCACCGACGCGGGCGAGGTGAGCGGGGAGTCCGGCGGCGAGGCAATTTTCCTCGTCGAGGAGCCGGACGTGCCCAACCATATGCGGCAAGCTGCTATCACCGAGAACGAGTCGTTCGTGGCCGGGCTGAAGCGATTCTTCGACCTCGTGTGGGAGCACGAATCGGTCGACCGCCGGGCCGACTGA
- a CDS encoding DUF7269 family protein, protein MSDRDDVRLRNSVLGIGSLLAVLLAAVAVLEPGAVPLPPPVRAVLTTLPPGVVLAVLAFVGVVLLLVRSRGSRAAPPEPLVEREEPTARATELGSEFDARLATATDLDADRARRLTARESVEATVRDIAVEAYALDADVDHEAAARAVETGAWTEDRRASALVGGPEAPSPSRLRWLLDLLLTGSAYQRRVRHAVAEVDRLLVGDPSDSSDDTGGATDADGAGDGGVSA, encoded by the coding sequence ATGAGCGACCGCGACGACGTGCGCCTCCGGAACTCGGTCCTCGGCATCGGTAGCCTGCTGGCGGTCCTCCTCGCGGCGGTGGCGGTGCTGGAACCGGGTGCGGTCCCGCTGCCGCCGCCGGTCCGGGCGGTACTGACGACGCTGCCGCCGGGCGTGGTGCTCGCGGTGCTCGCGTTCGTCGGGGTCGTCCTGCTACTGGTCCGGTCGCGGGGGTCGCGGGCCGCCCCGCCGGAGCCGCTGGTCGAGCGCGAGGAGCCGACCGCCCGCGCGACGGAGCTGGGCAGCGAGTTCGACGCCCGGCTGGCGACGGCGACCGACCTCGACGCCGACAGGGCGCGCCGCCTCACCGCCCGCGAGTCGGTCGAGGCGACCGTCCGCGATATCGCCGTCGAGGCGTACGCACTGGACGCCGACGTGGACCACGAGGCCGCGGCCCGGGCCGTCGAGACCGGCGCCTGGACCGAGGACCGTCGGGCGAGCGCCCTCGTGGGCGGGCCCGAGGCGCCGAGTCCCTCGCGACTCCGGTGGCTGCTCGACCTGCTGCTGACCGGCAGCGCCTACCAGCGCCGCGTCCGCCACGCGGTCGCCGAGGTCGACCGATTACTGGTCGGGGACCCTTCGGACAGCAGCGACGATACCGGGGGAGCGACCGACGCCGACGGAGCCGGAGACGGAGGTGTGTCCGCGTGA
- a CDS encoding DUF7519 family protein — translation MSTSPLSTAATPGRRERLRQWVGGLRQRLVRIRPASVAGGVVAFVVALLVGRLVVGLGSTAQALLAGIVLASGVYALNSDRPLVQMGGVVVLLPGGLLVTASLGGAASVAGQSLAGSLTVLAVVVSVGTIGLVAALSGTTAPDEGQLGVANSRATRALLGPLVLLVVLVLPDLGLAAQLAGVAADIAGVVLGHLLASPPGLAPFVFPVLLGGTAVLCRRALQTVPVDTLVQPDRREAVTLRLAAVERALSRTALVAVGLLFALGVLSAVGGSPDLTGLRAALPPALAGIVAGVVGSTLLRMALLALAAGGFVVTEAYRLVALVRGASPQSLARRFAPPLGGLLAAAVVAGLLTASGVAGATRQRLLAAVNASLVDLLAGFGPYVLSVGIAGLVLLAAVSALRTLGVVTWLVAPPRAVGPALAGLASFVLAAVALVVGATVLAFGVAALAVVAWDIGEYGRGLGEELLADARTTRAELTHASGSFAVGIAAVLVALGLGALLSGAAAIPSTVALAALVLAVGAATLLLYSL, via the coding sequence GTGAGCACGTCCCCGCTCTCGACGGCGGCGACGCCCGGCCGGCGCGAGCGACTCCGGCAGTGGGTCGGCGGCCTCCGTCAGCGACTCGTCCGAATCCGTCCGGCATCGGTCGCTGGCGGTGTCGTCGCGTTCGTGGTGGCGCTGCTGGTGGGCCGTCTGGTGGTCGGACTCGGTTCCACCGCGCAGGCGCTACTGGCCGGTATCGTTCTCGCCAGCGGCGTGTATGCGCTCAACAGCGACCGACCGCTGGTACAGATGGGTGGTGTGGTGGTGCTGCTTCCGGGCGGACTGCTGGTGACCGCGAGTCTCGGGGGGGCCGCGTCCGTCGCCGGGCAGAGCCTCGCGGGGAGTCTGACGGTGCTGGCCGTCGTCGTCTCGGTCGGCACCATCGGGCTGGTGGCGGCACTCTCCGGGACTACCGCCCCGGACGAGGGGCAACTGGGCGTCGCGAACTCGCGGGCGACCCGGGCGCTACTGGGGCCGCTGGTGCTGCTGGTGGTACTCGTCCTCCCGGACCTCGGACTCGCGGCGCAGCTGGCCGGCGTGGCCGCCGACATCGCTGGTGTCGTCCTCGGCCACCTGCTCGCCTCACCCCCCGGCCTCGCGCCGTTCGTCTTCCCGGTGCTGCTGGGGGGCACGGCCGTCCTCTGCCGGCGGGCGCTCCAGACGGTCCCGGTCGACACCCTCGTCCAGCCGGACCGCCGTGAGGCGGTCACCCTGCGACTGGCGGCCGTGGAGCGGGCGCTCTCGCGGACGGCGCTCGTCGCCGTCGGACTCCTGTTCGCACTCGGGGTCCTGAGCGCCGTCGGCGGGTCGCCGGACCTCACCGGCCTTCGGGCAGCCCTTCCGCCCGCACTCGCCGGCATCGTTGCGGGTGTCGTCGGCTCGACGCTGCTGCGGATGGCGCTCCTGGCACTCGCTGCCGGAGGGTTCGTCGTGACCGAGGCCTACCGGCTCGTCGCACTCGTCCGGGGAGCCAGCCCGCAATCGCTGGCCCGCCGGTTCGCACCGCCGCTGGGGGGACTGCTCGCGGCCGCGGTGGTGGCGGGGCTGCTCACCGCCTCCGGCGTCGCCGGGGCGACGCGCCAGCGCCTCCTGGCGGCCGTGAACGCCTCTCTCGTCGACCTGCTCGCCGGCTTCGGGCCGTACGTACTGAGTGTCGGCATCGCGGGGCTGGTGCTGCTGGCGGCGGTGAGTGCCCTGCGGACGCTGGGTGTGGTGACCTGGCTGGTCGCGCCGCCACGGGCCGTCGGCCCGGCGCTGGCCGGCCTCGCGTCGTTCGTCCTGGCGGCGGTGGCGCTGGTGGTCGGCGCGACGGTGCTGGCCTTCGGTGTCGCCGCGCTCGCGGTCGTCGCCTGGGATATCGGGGAGTACGGGCGTGGCCTCGGCGAGGAACTGCTGGCCGATGCCCGGACGACGCGGGCGGAGCTGACCCACGCATCGGGCAGTTTCGCCGTCGGCATCGCGGCGGTGCTGGTCGCGCTGGGACTCGGCGCGCTACTCTCCGGGGCTGCGGCCATCCCGTCGACGGTCGCGCTGGCGGCGCTGGTGCTGGCCGTCGGGGCCGCGACGCTACTGCTCTACAGCCTGTGA
- a CDS encoding HAD family hydrolase has translation MSPYDAVLFDNDGVLVEPPAPETQAAAVAAAFESVGVADPDPDHVDTLRHGVTVDSLRAVAAAHDLDPATLWTARERFDEDSQVEAFHAGERTTYDDIHAVADIPTARGVVSNNHHSTVSFVLDFFDLGGWFETHYGRPMTVESIDLKKPNTHYLDRALADLDASTALYVGDSASDVVAAERAGLDSVFVRRPHCPTVPDGVTPTYVVDGLEAVATLASEEDGRRSEEGGGSPDGESDAA, from the coding sequence GTGTCCCCCTACGATGCGGTCCTCTTCGACAACGACGGGGTGCTGGTAGAGCCACCCGCCCCCGAGACGCAGGCTGCGGCCGTGGCGGCCGCCTTCGAGTCAGTCGGTGTTGCCGACCCCGACCCCGACCACGTCGATACCCTCCGGCACGGCGTGACGGTCGACTCGCTCCGCGCTGTGGCTGCAGCACACGACCTCGACCCGGCGACGCTCTGGACTGCCCGGGAACGGTTCGACGAGGATTCACAGGTCGAGGCGTTCCACGCCGGCGAACGGACCACGTACGACGATATCCACGCCGTGGCCGACATCCCGACCGCGCGGGGCGTCGTCAGCAACAACCACCACAGTACCGTCTCGTTCGTGCTGGACTTCTTCGACCTCGGCGGCTGGTTCGAGACCCACTACGGCCGCCCGATGACCGTCGAGAGTATCGACCTGAAGAAGCCGAACACACACTATCTGGACCGGGCGCTGGCCGACCTGGACGCGTCGACGGCGCTCTACGTGGGCGACAGCGCGAGCGACGTGGTCGCGGCCGAGCGGGCGGGCCTGGACAGCGTCTTCGTCCGGCGACCCCACTGCCCCACGGTGCCAGACGGGGTGACCCCGACGTACGTCGTCGACGGGCTGGAAGCGGTCGCGACCCTCGCGAGCGAGGAGGATGGGAGAAGGAGCGAGGAGGGCGGGGGCAGCCCCGACGGCGAGTCGGACGCGGCGTGA
- a CDS encoding Hsp20/alpha crystallin family protein, producing MDSTMNRMFRTMFEEFGSGLGLDHSGEGRMGRRDIHLHIEETDDGYVVFADLPGFETEEIDLRLDDGFLTIEVEHEMSEGDAAVHYARSRSAFERVRLPEGDIVAADIAAEYHNGVLEVHVPMAGTMDDEGLRIDID from the coding sequence ATGGACAGCACAATGAACCGGATGTTCCGCACCATGTTCGAGGAGTTCGGCTCCGGACTCGGGCTCGACCACTCCGGCGAGGGGCGGATGGGCCGGCGCGACATCCACCTGCACATCGAGGAGACCGACGACGGCTACGTCGTCTTCGCGGACCTCCCGGGCTTCGAGACGGAGGAGATCGACCTCCGGCTCGACGACGGCTTCCTCACCATCGAGGTCGAGCACGAGATGAGCGAGGGTGACGCTGCGGTGCACTACGCCCGCTCGCGAAGCGCCTTCGAGCGCGTCCGTCTCCCCGAGGGCGACATCGTGGCCGCGGACATCGCGGCCGAGTACCACAACGGCGTCCTCGAGGTCCATGTCCCCATGGCCGGCACGATGGACGACGAGGGGCTCCGGATCGATATCGACTGA
- a CDS encoding DUF58 domain-containing protein, giving the protein MSAGRLRPGLLAALGAGVLGLATGEPLFLFLGLVPLAYGLFGYLSGAPPATIAVERAVSDTEPRPGDTVTVTLTVENEGDRPLADVRVADDPPGGIPVDGPTQLATALRPGETTSLTYEMSLPRGTFEFGEVTARSRSLAGAVVEETAVEAAGDGLVTCQTLLDAVPLQDHTIQFVGRTPTDTGGSGVEFYATRDYHRGDPVGRIDWNRYARTGELTTVELREERAMTVVFLVDDRAGVQRSVPGYGPDSLDLATYAVSRALPTLLDENHRVGVGLLSRIADDGGFVEPGGGEAVRAASEATLRDAGEDRARTDGGDAAAAADTATTSDGSSDADRESASVGRRNGLAVGRRLAERLPPRAQVVCCTPLTDDLPAGLADALVQRGYALTVLSPDMRTAGDAEPTLGREVAALQREARRRRLTRRAVPVVDWSLDAPLAFALAAVFDSWGRSL; this is encoded by the coding sequence GTGAGTGCCGGCCGACTGCGACCCGGGCTGCTGGCCGCGCTCGGCGCCGGCGTGCTCGGGCTGGCTACGGGTGAGCCGCTGTTCCTGTTCCTCGGACTCGTCCCACTCGCGTACGGCCTCTTCGGCTATCTCAGCGGCGCGCCGCCGGCGACAATTGCGGTCGAGCGGGCCGTCAGCGACACGGAGCCACGCCCTGGCGACACCGTGACCGTCACGCTCACCGTCGAGAACGAGGGTGACCGACCGCTCGCCGACGTTCGGGTGGCCGACGACCCGCCCGGTGGCATCCCCGTCGATGGGCCGACACAGCTCGCGACGGCGCTCCGCCCGGGCGAGACGACGAGCCTGACGTACGAGATGAGTCTTCCCCGCGGCACGTTCGAGTTCGGCGAGGTCACGGCCCGGAGCCGGAGCCTCGCGGGCGCGGTCGTCGAGGAGACGGCGGTCGAGGCCGCGGGCGACGGGCTGGTGACCTGTCAGACGCTGCTCGACGCGGTGCCGCTGCAGGACCACACCATCCAGTTCGTCGGCCGGACGCCGACCGATACGGGCGGGAGCGGGGTCGAGTTCTACGCCACCCGCGACTACCACCGCGGCGACCCGGTCGGGCGCATCGACTGGAACCGCTACGCCCGGACGGGGGAGCTGACGACCGTCGAGCTGCGCGAGGAGCGCGCGATGACCGTCGTCTTCCTCGTCGACGACCGTGCGGGCGTCCAGCGGTCGGTCCCCGGCTACGGCCCCGACTCGCTGGACCTCGCGACCTACGCGGTCTCGCGGGCGCTGCCCACGCTGCTGGACGAGAACCACCGCGTCGGCGTCGGCCTGCTGAGCCGCATCGCCGACGACGGGGGGTTCGTCGAACCCGGTGGCGGCGAGGCGGTCCGGGCGGCCAGCGAGGCGACGCTCCGCGACGCCGGCGAGGACCGGGCTCGCACGGACGGCGGTGACGCGGCCGCGGCCGCCGATACGGCCACCACCTCGGATGGCTCGTCGGATGCCGACCGGGAGTCGGCGTCCGTCGGCCGGCGGAACGGGCTCGCGGTCGGGCGGCGGCTGGCCGAGCGGCTGCCGCCGCGGGCGCAGGTGGTCTGCTGTACGCCCCTGACCGACGACCTCCCCGCGGGGCTCGCGGACGCGCTCGTCCAGCGGGGGTACGCCCTGACCGTCCTGTCGCCGGATATGCGCACCGCCGGCGATGCCGAGCCCACGCTCGGCCGGGAGGTGGCCGCACTCCAGCGCGAGGCTCGCCGCCGTCGACTCACCCGGCGCGCCGTGCCGGTCGTGGACTGGTCGCTGGACGCGCCGCTGGCGTTCGCGCTCGCGGCGGTGTTCGACTCGTGGGGGCGGTCGCTGTGA